The Nitrospirales bacterium genome includes a window with the following:
- a CDS encoding GDSL-type esterase/lipase family protein, with amino-acid sequence MMKNLVFGLVLVAMSLVVVWGLAEVYVRGTQTHVDNFDIEMWRYAQDMKRVSSIPGMGHEHVPNVSGTYMSVPVTINSVGWRDQDYSLEKPKDTVRIMMLGDSVTFGWGAPPEGVTSMVLESLLNQDGTSRRYEVLNTGIGNSNTAMQTAYFLNEGFRFQPDIVVLNYFINDAEPTPSRSQSFLVEHSYAMVFLAGRFDVLMRSYFGRGDWLSYYRGLYDEDQPGWLAAREAIRQLVKFCEQHDMKFLIVNYPELHQVSPYPFQHVTDLLASEASRYDTPFIDLLSTVQQENPRTLWVTPTDAHPNSKAGTLFAQGLQRALAEHFPEYFSR; translated from the coding sequence ATGATGAAAAACTTGGTGTTCGGGTTGGTATTGGTGGCGATGAGCCTCGTGGTTGTTTGGGGTTTGGCAGAAGTCTACGTACGAGGCACTCAGACTCATGTCGATAATTTTGATATTGAAATGTGGCGGTACGCTCAAGACATGAAGCGTGTGAGTTCAATACCGGGTATGGGACATGAACATGTTCCGAACGTGTCAGGGACCTATATGAGTGTGCCGGTCACGATCAATTCCGTTGGATGGCGAGACCAGGACTACAGTCTTGAAAAACCCAAGGATACGGTTCGAATCATGATGCTTGGCGACTCAGTCACGTTTGGCTGGGGCGCGCCGCCAGAGGGCGTGACATCCATGGTGCTGGAGTCGCTGTTGAATCAGGACGGAACATCTCGTCGCTATGAAGTGCTGAACACCGGGATCGGGAATTCCAACACGGCGATGCAAACGGCCTATTTTCTCAATGAGGGATTCCGGTTTCAACCCGACATTGTCGTGCTCAATTACTTTATCAATGATGCCGAACCCACGCCGTCCCGTTCTCAGAGCTTTTTGGTCGAACATTCCTATGCCATGGTGTTTTTAGCGGGTCGTTTCGATGTCTTGATGCGCAGCTATTTTGGCAGGGGGGATTGGCTCAGCTATTACCGGGGTCTTTACGATGAGGATCAGCCTGGGTGGTTGGCTGCCCGGGAGGCGATTCGTCAACTGGTGAAATTTTGTGAACAACATGATATGAAGTTTTTGATCGTGAATTACCCTGAACTGCATCAAGTCTCACCCTATCCGTTTCAACACGTGACGGATCTGCTTGCCTCCGAAGCCAGTCGTTACGACACGCCATTTATCGATCTCTTATCAACCGTCCAGCAGGAAAACCCTCGGACATTATGGGTGACGCCGACTGACGCACATCCCAATAGCAAAGCGGGAACATTGTTCGCTCAAGGCCTTCAACGGGCATTGGCCGAGCATTTTCCCGAGTATTTTAGCCGTTGA